The following proteins are encoded in a genomic region of Candidatus Campbellbacteria bacterium:
- a CDS encoding methyltransferase domain-containing protein: MLNWRKKLVAELTGDVLEIGVGAGQNIPLYTHASSVAGIEPNYEQYQKAVKVAGGVKIPVSITHISAENLPFSNGSFDHVVSSLVLCSVSNQKKVLNEIERVLRPGGVLHMVEHIRPSNTCLRYIADRATPRWSAFAYNCHLNRPTLETLQESGWSVVIDWKMGFIIRAHATPRRITSSAPTPN; encoded by the coding sequence ATGTTGAATTGGAGAAAAAAACTTGTTGCAGAACTCACTGGTGACGTACTTGAGATTGGTGTTGGAGCAGGGCAAAACATACCACTGTATACACACGCCTCTTCTGTCGCTGGTATTGAACCTAACTATGAGCAGTACCAAAAAGCAGTGAAGGTTGCAGGTGGTGTTAAGATACCAGTAAGTATTACACACATATCAGCTGAGAACCTCCCCTTTTCTAACGGTAGTTTTGACCACGTTGTCTCTAGTCTTGTTTTGTGTTCCGTCTCTAACCAAAAAAAGGTTCTTAATGAGATTGAGCGAGTACTTCGTCCAGGTGGGGTACTGCATATGGTTGAACATATTCGTCCCTCCAACACATGTCTTCGCTATATTGCTGATAGAGCAACACCACGGTGGTCAGCGTTTGCCTATAATTGTCACCTGAATCGGCCAACACTCGAAACACTACAAGAATCTGGTTGGAGTGTGGTTATTGATTGGAAAATGGGATTTATTATCCGAGCACACGCTACGCCACGTAGAATCACTTCAAGTGCCCCCACCCCGAATTGA
- the rpmG gene encoding 50S ribosomal protein L33, with the protein MSQDALVKMKSTKSDHMYWTRRNKKSKGAQNKERLEFKKFDPTLREHVAYKQVKK; encoded by the coding sequence ATGTCACAAGACGCACTCGTAAAAATGAAATCGACCAAGTCCGACCACATGTATTGGACCCGTCGCAACAAAAAGAGTAAGGGGGCTCAAAATAAAGAGCGCCTTGAATTTAAGAAATTTGACCCAACACTGCGGGAGCATGTTGCGTATAAACAAGTAAAGAAATAA
- the lepA gene encoding translation elongation factor 4 translates to MPSRLIRNFSIIAHIDHGKSTLADRMLEVTHTIEKRKMREQVLDSMDLERERGITIKMAPVRMDFSTGGEKHVLNLIDTPGHIDFSYEVSRALKAVEGTLLLVDATQGVQAQTLTTLAMAREQGLTIIPVLSKIDSPLARIEDVALEIIEILTCDPNTIMKVSGRTGEGVAELLEEIVRRIPPPKEPTGEKLQALVFDFTYSNHRGIIVHTRIVNGSVSGKDRLSFVAAGEECFAGEVGVFTPQEHLMESLGPGEIGYIVTGIKKPGIASVGDTLTKPKDPAEALPGYQQPKPVVWASIFPEGQDDFTLLRQALERLRLSDSSLSYEEEASGTLGRGFRCGFLGMLHLEIVTERLRRESNLSMIVTTPSITYEVTYKNGETEMIYSPALFPDHGTATRIREPWVAVHLITPSAYMNALMQLLYDHEASLEDSKTFRDGRVSLSLAMPLRELMRGFFDAVKSVTAGYASLSYELTEMKDADVVRLDILVADEVVTAFSRVVSHRTLEEEARKAVEKLASALPRQLFVTKIQARAKGRIVASDSLKAMRKDVTGYLYGGDITRKMKLLEKQKRGKKKMLKNAKVNIPHDVFLKMVKE, encoded by the coding sequence ATGCCATCACGACTCATTAGAAATTTTAGTATTATCGCCCACATTGATCACGGTAAGTCCACATTGGCTGACCGCATGCTTGAGGTGACACATACCATAGAGAAACGAAAAATGCGCGAGCAGGTGCTTGATTCAATGGATTTGGAGCGTGAGCGCGGTATTACCATCAAAATGGCCCCTGTACGCATGGATTTCAGCACAGGGGGGGAGAAGCACGTTCTTAACCTCATTGACACACCTGGACATATAGATTTCTCATATGAGGTATCGCGCGCCCTCAAGGCCGTTGAAGGAACACTGTTACTTGTTGACGCAACACAAGGAGTGCAGGCACAAACACTTACCACACTTGCTATGGCGCGCGAACAAGGTCTTACCATAATTCCAGTGCTTTCAAAAATTGATTCACCCCTTGCACGTATTGAGGATGTTGCATTGGAAATTATTGAAATACTTACCTGTGACCCCAACACTATTATGAAAGTGTCAGGACGAACAGGAGAGGGTGTCGCCGAATTATTGGAAGAAATAGTACGACGTATTCCACCACCAAAAGAACCAACAGGTGAAAAGTTACAAGCGCTTGTTTTTGATTTTACGTATTCAAACCATCGCGGAATTATTGTGCATACCCGTATTGTAAACGGAAGTGTGTCCGGCAAAGACAGACTCTCTTTTGTTGCCGCGGGTGAGGAATGTTTCGCAGGAGAGGTTGGTGTGTTCACACCACAAGAGCATCTCATGGAATCTCTCGGTCCTGGTGAGATTGGATACATCGTGACGGGTATTAAAAAACCAGGTATTGCATCTGTTGGTGACACACTCACTAAACCAAAAGATCCAGCAGAAGCCCTCCCTGGATATCAACAACCAAAGCCAGTTGTGTGGGCAAGTATTTTTCCTGAAGGACAAGATGACTTCACACTACTGCGACAAGCACTTGAACGTTTGCGTCTTTCTGACTCGTCTCTTTCATATGAAGAGGAAGCATCAGGAACACTTGGTCGCGGATTTCGTTGTGGTTTTTTGGGAATGCTTCATCTTGAAATTGTGACCGAACGATTGCGCCGAGAGTCCAATCTTTCAATGATTGTGACCACGCCATCAATTACGTATGAAGTTACCTACAAAAATGGTGAAACAGAAATGATTTATTCTCCAGCTCTTTTTCCAGACCATGGCACAGCAACACGAATACGTGAGCCGTGGGTTGCTGTGCACCTCATTACACCATCGGCATATATGAATGCTCTCATGCAATTACTGTATGACCACGAGGCTTCGTTGGAGGATTCAAAAACATTTCGTGATGGACGTGTATCGCTTTCTCTTGCGATGCCACTACGTGAATTAATGCGTGGATTTTTTGATGCGGTAAAAAGTGTGACGGCGGGCTACGCATCTCTGTCATATGAATTGACCGAAATGAAAGACGCGGATGTGGTCCGTCTGGATATTCTTGTTGCGGACGAAGTGGTAACAGCATTTTCACGCGTTGTATCACACAGAACTCTCGAGGAAGAAGCCCGCAAGGCGGTAGAAAAACTTGCATCAGCTCTTCCACGACAATTATTTGTGACAAAGATTCAGGCGCGTGCCAAGGGGCGTATTGTTGCCTCAGATAGTTTGAAGGCCATGCGAAAAGACGTGACTGGATATTTGTATGGAGGTGATATTACGCGAAAAATGAAACTCTTAGAAAAACAAAAGAGAGGAAAGAAGAAAATGCTTAAAAACGCAAAAGTAAACATTCCCCACGATGTGTTCCTCAAAATGGTTAAAGAGTAG
- a CDS encoding Hsp20/alpha crystallin family protein — MKKQSFFQRLTGAINTDDDFLDDEQDAKDIVRRESIGTLAEDHEHEAELAVDVSQTPTEIIIKTMVAGVGLDDLDVSISQEMVIIKGSRREVYEADDSDYFHRELYWGTFARTILLPAEVKSEDAIAEIKNGLLTIRLPKIDKQRQTKLRIRTI; from the coding sequence ATGAAAAAACAATCATTCTTTCAACGACTCACTGGGGCTATCAATACGGATGACGATTTTCTTGACGACGAACAAGACGCAAAAGACATCGTGCGCCGTGAAAGTATTGGAACGCTTGCTGAAGACCACGAGCACGAAGCGGAGCTTGCTGTTGATGTGAGTCAAACACCAACTGAAATCATCATTAAGACCATGGTTGCTGGTGTAGGACTTGATGACTTGGATGTGTCCATCAGTCAAGAAATGGTGATTATCAAAGGTTCACGCCGTGAAGTGTATGAAGCAGATGATAGTGATTACTTTCATCGAGAATTGTATTGGGGAACATTTGCCAGAACCATTCTTCTCCCTGCGGAAGTAAAATCAGAAGATGCGATTGCAGAGATTAAAAATGGACTTCTCACTATCCGTCTACCAAAGATAGATAAGCAGAGACAAACAAAACTTCGTATCCGAACAATTTAA
- a CDS encoding GGDEF domain-containing protein codes for MSEEKTTEKKISVQDLHQAVSYIKTLILDEEHLLDDTEHLKKILSQASVGFDAEKDHDVIEKLHSQLHYLRTMVYKDELTGILNRRGIHEEFTSFFEEAKFSEENKGKRTGVTIHDFSILFIDLDNFKNINDTLGHDAGDEILKKIGSILKADMRDTDAVGRFGGEEFVVAMLGTTEDDAYIKAEKIRAHIEGTLCLEPSACVTASIGVASLHTTKAETLERLITFADQAMYEAKTKRSKNNVVKYSELKK; via the coding sequence ATGTCCGAGGAAAAAACCACTGAAAAAAAGATTTCCGTGCAAGATTTGCACCAAGCTGTGTCGTATATTAAAACACTCATTTTAGATGAGGAGCACTTACTTGATGATACCGAGCATCTTAAAAAGATTCTTTCACAAGCATCTGTTGGTTTTGACGCAGAAAAAGATCATGACGTGATTGAAAAACTTCACTCCCAGCTCCACTACCTACGCACAATGGTGTACAAAGACGAGTTGACAGGAATTCTCAACAGACGCGGTATTCATGAAGAATTTACCTCATTCTTTGAAGAGGCAAAATTTAGTGAAGAAAATAAGGGTAAAAGAACGGGAGTCACCATTCACGACTTCTCTATTCTTTTTATTGATTTGGATAATTTCAAAAATATTAATGACACATTGGGACATGATGCGGGAGATGAAATACTAAAAAAAATTGGCTCTATACTCAAAGCCGATATGCGTGACACTGATGCAGTTGGTCGTTTTGGAGGTGAAGAGTTTGTTGTTGCCATGCTCGGTACAACAGAGGATGATGCCTATATAAAAGCTGAAAAAATAAGAGCGCACATTGAGGGAACACTTTGTCTTGAGCCTTCTGCGTGTGTAACTGCAAGTATTGGCGTCGCTTCACTCCACACCACAAAAGCAGAAACACTGGAGCGGTTGATAACCTTTGCCGACCAAGCTATGTACGAAGCAAAAACAAAAAGAAGTAAAAATAATGTCGTAAAATATAGTGAGTTGAAGAAATAA
- a CDS encoding PrsW family intramembrane metalloprotease, with amino-acid sequence MPIFQSVVIAFLGGSIPAFFWLWFWLREDRKHPEPRHLLVACFFLGMAGVVVAIPLEKAAELISTAPLFIFIVWALIEESLKYGAAYIGGMHTQAEDEPIDAMVYLLTAALGFAAAENMLFLLNPLIEGDAFVGILTGNIRFIGTSLLHVVASCVIGGMVALSFYKKKKIRHEYFLAGLIGAVALHTAFNYFIVQGGAGGLFYVFAMLWILVIGLMLLFEDVKRVHPQGVV; translated from the coding sequence ATGCCGATCTTTCAATCAGTTGTCATAGCATTTTTAGGAGGATCCATCCCCGCCTTTTTTTGGCTTTGGTTTTGGCTACGTGAAGATAGAAAACACCCAGAACCTCGGCATCTTTTGGTAGCTTGTTTTTTTCTTGGTATGGCCGGCGTAGTGGTTGCAATTCCCTTGGAAAAAGCAGCCGAGCTCATTTCAACCGCTCCCCTTTTTATATTTATTGTATGGGCGCTTATTGAAGAGTCCCTCAAGTATGGTGCTGCCTACATCGGTGGCATGCACACACAAGCAGAAGATGAACCTATTGACGCAATGGTGTACTTGCTCACGGCCGCACTTGGATTTGCAGCAGCAGAAAATATGCTCTTCCTCCTCAACCCACTTATTGAAGGCGATGCGTTCGTGGGAATACTCACAGGAAACATCCGTTTTATTGGAACATCACTCTTACATGTGGTTGCTTCGTGTGTTATTGGAGGTATGGTTGCTCTTTCCTTTTACAAAAAGAAAAAAATACGCCACGAATACTTTTTGGCCGGACTTATCGGTGCTGTTGCCCTTCACACAGCATTCAACTACTTTATTGTGCAGGGTGGTGCTGGTGGTCTTTTCTATGTGTTTGCAATGCTCTGGATACTCGTCATTGGGCTCATGCTCTTGTTTGAAGACGTAAAACGTGTCCATCCACAGGGTGTGGTGTAG
- a CDS encoding transposase yields MYLCNTTKYVDAREQGGTLQKAYRTRGGNRIVDICTYCLMPNHFHILIKEMAEGGASKFMQKLTTGYTMYFNKRYKHTGALFQGTYKSSHANTDQYLSYLIAYIHLNPVKIIEPNWKKDGILNLQRAEMYLKEYPHSSYLDYLGKTRVHNCIINKSALPEYCSTPQDFMESVKTWLSPKV; encoded by the coding sequence ATGTATCTATGCAATACCACAAAATACGTAGATGCTCGAGAGCAAGGAGGTACGCTTCAAAAAGCCTACAGAACAAGGGGTGGCAATCGAATAGTTGATATCTGTACGTATTGCCTTATGCCAAACCATTTTCACATTCTCATAAAGGAAATGGCCGAGGGTGGTGCCAGTAAATTTATGCAAAAACTAACCACAGGATACACAATGTACTTCAATAAACGATATAAACACACCGGGGCACTTTTTCAAGGAACATACAAATCATCACACGCAAATACCGACCAATATCTTTCCTACCTTATTGCGTATATTCATCTCAATCCTGTCAAAATTATTGAACCGAACTGGAAAAAAGACGGCATCCTGAATTTACAAAGAGCTGAAATGTACCTAAAAGAATACCCGCACTCAAGTTATCTCGACTATCTCGGCAAAACACGCGTTCATAATTGCATCATAAATAAGAGTGCTTTGCCTGAGTACTGTAGTACTCCACAAGATTTTATGGAAAGTGTTAAAACTTGGCTCTCCCCGAAGGTTTAA
- a CDS encoding valine--tRNA ligase: protein MTPDKFLKPYNPVQTEKDTYTRWEESGYFNPDVCVQKGVTSADAPPFCIVLPPPNVTGTLHLGHALEDSLQDAMIRFARMRGKKTLWVPGTDHAAIATQTRVEKILEKEGVRRSDLGREKFLKRVNAFAQNSHDTIVSQVRATGASLDWSREAFTLDEKRSFAVRTTFKRMYDEGLIYQGKKIVNWDPKGQTVISDDEIEYVEEKTKLYYFKYGPFEISTARPETKFGDKYVVMHPADTRYAGYTHGQKIELEWINGPITATVVKDESIDMEFGTGVMTITPWHSMVDFDMAVRHGLDYEQIIDSHGRLLPIAQEFAGMKITDAREKIVEKLQQKGLVTRVEENYVHNIATAQRSGGKIEPQIMKQWFVNVTKEFVLPHSTIPSITSGATTTLKEIMRKGVLGGAIHVLPDRFEKIYFHWIDNLRDWCISRQIWYGHQIPVWYRGDEIYVGIEAPQGNDWIQDEDTLDTWFSSALWPFSTLGWPQETSDLQTFFPNTVMAPGYEILFFWVARMILMSGYLLGSVPFKTVYLHGMLRDAQGRKFSKSAGNGVDPLDIIKSYGADALRMSLVVGIGPGNDSNFTEDKVRAYKKFSNKIWNVTRFVLDNTEGVPKEQPELRAEDIARLEELSALTKEVTEEYEQYQLYLAGEKLYHYVWHTLADVILEERKDILVGIDEKAKRSAQWTLMHILTTSLKLLHPLMPFVTEEIWSSLPHTETDMIMVAPWPRT, encoded by the coding sequence ATGACTCCTGACAAATTCCTCAAACCATATAATCCAGTACAAACAGAAAAAGACACATACACACGATGGGAAGAGAGCGGTTATTTCAATCCTGATGTGTGTGTACAAAAGGGGGTTACCTCGGCCGACGCCCCGCCATTTTGTATCGTCCTTCCCCCACCAAATGTGACGGGTACACTCCATCTTGGCCACGCACTTGAAGACTCACTACAAGATGCAATGATTCGCTTTGCCCGTATGCGTGGCAAAAAAACTCTCTGGGTGCCCGGAACTGACCATGCGGCAATCGCCACACAAACGAGAGTTGAAAAAATTCTTGAAAAAGAGGGGGTCCGTCGTAGTGACTTGGGCCGTGAAAAATTCCTAAAACGAGTAAATGCCTTCGCACAAAATTCACACGATACGATTGTGTCACAAGTACGCGCAACAGGCGCGTCACTTGATTGGTCGCGTGAAGCATTCACCCTCGATGAAAAACGTTCGTTCGCCGTGCGTACCACATTCAAGCGAATGTATGATGAAGGGCTCATCTACCAGGGCAAGAAAATTGTTAACTGGGACCCGAAGGGTCAGACGGTTATTTCGGATGATGAAATTGAGTATGTGGAAGAAAAAACAAAATTGTATTATTTCAAGTATGGCCCATTTGAAATCAGCACCGCACGACCAGAAACGAAATTCGGTGACAAATATGTCGTCATGCATCCAGCGGACACACGATACGCGGGATACACACATGGGCAGAAAATTGAACTTGAGTGGATTAACGGGCCAATCACTGCAACCGTCGTTAAGGACGAAAGTATTGATATGGAATTCGGTACTGGGGTGATGACTATTACACCGTGGCACAGTATGGTTGACTTTGATATGGCAGTACGCCACGGCCTCGACTACGAACAGATTATTGACTCACACGGACGTCTGCTCCCTATTGCACAAGAATTTGCGGGAATGAAAATTACCGACGCGCGAGAAAAAATTGTTGAAAAACTACAACAAAAAGGTCTTGTTACCCGCGTCGAAGAAAACTATGTACACAATATTGCTACCGCACAACGCTCTGGCGGAAAAATCGAACCGCAGATAATGAAACAATGGTTCGTGAACGTAACCAAAGAATTTGTTCTTCCCCACTCGACCATCCCAAGCATCACTTCAGGAGCAACGACCACCCTCAAGGAAATTATGCGTAAGGGTGTCCTGGGCGGAGCAATACACGTTCTTCCCGACCGGTTTGAAAAAATATATTTCCACTGGATAGACAACCTCCGTGATTGGTGTATCTCGCGACAAATTTGGTATGGACACCAAATACCAGTGTGGTATCGGGGAGATGAAATATATGTTGGTATTGAAGCACCCCAGGGTAACGATTGGATTCAGGATGAAGATACGCTTGATACGTGGTTTTCTTCGGCTTTGTGGCCGTTTTCTACCCTCGGATGGCCCCAAGAGACATCAGACCTACAAACATTCTTCCCAAATACAGTTATGGCCCCTGGATACGAAATACTCTTTTTCTGGGTTGCGCGAATGATTCTCATGAGTGGCTACCTACTTGGCAGTGTTCCGTTTAAGACAGTGTACCTGCACGGCATGCTCCGAGACGCGCAAGGACGTAAATTTAGTAAATCTGCAGGAAACGGGGTAGATCCTTTGGATATTATCAAATCGTACGGGGCTGACGCATTGCGCATGTCGCTCGTTGTTGGTATCGGTCCTGGTAATGACAGCAACTTTACTGAAGACAAGGTGCGCGCATATAAAAAGTTTTCAAATAAAATTTGGAACGTCACACGATTTGTCCTAGACAACACAGAGGGTGTTCCAAAGGAGCAACCGGAACTTCGCGCTGAAGACATCGCTCGTCTTGAAGAACTTTCGGCTCTTACAAAAGAAGTTACCGAAGAGTATGAACAATATCAGCTCTACCTTGCAGGAGAAAAACTCTATCATTATGTGTGGCACACACTTGCCGATGTTATTCTTGAGGAACGAAAGGATATTCTTGTTGGTATTGATGAGAAAGCAAAACGAAGTGCACAGTGGACCTTGATGCATATCCTAACCACATCACTCAAACTTCTCCACCCACTTATGCCATTCGTTACCGAGGAAATTTGGAGTTCACTTCCCCACACAGAAACTGATATGATTATGGTAGCTCCATGGCCACGTACATAA
- the murJ gene encoding murein biosynthesis integral membrane protein MurJ has translation MIQRFFALFSTKIEGLHQAAYTIAIFSLASQVLGLIRDRLLAHAFGASATLDVYYAAFRIPDVVFASIASFVSLFVLIPFLAKKIDDREDARRFLSEITTVFTFFMVGVSAVLWFFIPALSDFLYPGFSPEQHDTLVMLTRILLLSPIFLGLSNIVASVTQITKKFFVYAISPLVYNIGIIVGVVVLYPMFGIQGLTYGVVLGAVLHLCVQIPTLIKERLVPKLTRTISWPDIKLLVMVSIPRTMTLAFDQIILMILIGMASRFPEGSIAVFTFALNINLAPLTIIGVSYSVAAFPTLVNLFSEGKRDVFIDHLLVAVRHILFWSLPATVLFIVLRAHIVRLLLGSGAFDWSATRLTAAVMAMLVVSLVAHSLVLLFVRGYYAAGKTARPFWINVSTSVLTLLTAYGSVWLYRSFEGVRFFVESLFRISDVSGAVIIMLSFGYTVGMMCNATAFWLLFRHDFGGHLPSSMYKTFWQSFAASIIAGAGAYMTLHVLEPFINLDSFAGVLVHGVSAGIVGVAAGVLVLIGLKNNELAEMWQTVHVKFWRTKPIAPSPEEL, from the coding sequence ATGATACAAAGGTTTTTTGCACTTTTTTCAACAAAAATAGAGGGTCTTCACCAGGCGGCATATACTATTGCCATTTTCTCGCTTGCATCACAAGTTCTGGGGCTTATTCGAGATAGGTTGCTGGCCCATGCCTTTGGAGCGAGCGCGACTCTAGATGTGTACTATGCCGCCTTTCGAATTCCAGACGTGGTGTTTGCGTCCATCGCGTCATTTGTGTCTCTATTCGTTCTTATTCCGTTTCTTGCAAAAAAAATAGATGATAGGGAGGATGCTCGCCGTTTTCTTTCTGAGATAACAACCGTATTCACATTCTTCATGGTTGGCGTGAGTGCTGTTCTGTGGTTTTTCATTCCAGCTCTTTCAGATTTTCTGTATCCAGGATTTTCACCAGAACAACACGACACATTGGTTATGCTGACACGAATTCTTCTTCTTTCTCCAATATTTCTTGGTCTTTCTAACATTGTGGCGAGCGTTACTCAAATTACAAAAAAGTTTTTTGTGTACGCGATTTCTCCGCTTGTGTATAACATCGGTATTATTGTTGGTGTCGTGGTGCTGTATCCGATGTTTGGAATTCAAGGACTTACGTACGGTGTCGTTCTTGGCGCCGTGCTCCACCTCTGTGTGCAAATTCCCACTCTTATCAAAGAGCGACTTGTGCCAAAACTTACACGTACCATTTCATGGCCAGATATTAAATTATTGGTTATGGTTTCTATTCCACGGACAATGACTCTCGCGTTCGATCAAATTATATTAATGATACTCATTGGTATGGCGTCGCGTTTTCCTGAAGGGTCCATTGCTGTATTTACATTTGCATTAAATATTAATCTTGCACCACTCACCATTATTGGTGTTTCATATTCTGTTGCGGCATTTCCGACATTGGTAAATCTTTTTTCAGAAGGGAAGCGAGACGTTTTTATAGATCATTTATTAGTTGCTGTTCGGCACATTCTCTTTTGGTCTCTCCCGGCAACTGTGTTATTTATCGTATTGCGTGCACACATCGTCCGCCTTCTGTTGGGATCGGGTGCATTTGATTGGTCAGCAACACGTTTAACTGCCGCAGTAATGGCAATGCTTGTGGTCTCACTTGTTGCACATAGTTTGGTGCTACTTTTTGTTCGTGGGTACTATGCTGCTGGAAAAACGGCTCGACCGTTTTGGATTAATGTTTCTACATCGGTCCTCACACTTCTTACTGCGTACGGGAGTGTGTGGCTCTACCGTTCATTTGAAGGGGTACGGTTTTTTGTGGAATCACTCTTTCGTATCAGCGATGTTTCTGGTGCTGTTATTATTATGCTTTCATTTGGATATACCGTTGGCATGATGTGCAATGCGACCGCTTTCTGGTTACTTTTCAGACACGATTTCGGTGGCCACCTTCCTTCTAGTATGTATAAAACGTTTTGGCAAAGTTTTGCTGCTTCAATAATCGCTGGAGCGGGTGCGTATATGACCCTACATGTGCTTGAACCTTTTATAAATCTTGATTCGTTCGCTGGAGTTCTTGTGCACGGAGTAAGTGCGGGTATTGTTGGAGTGGCCGCGGGTGTTTTGGTGCTCATTGGTCTAAAAAATAACGAGCTTGCAGAGATGTGGCAAACAGTCCATGTTAAATTCTGGCGCACAAAACCTATTGCACCAAGTCCAGAAGAATTGTAG
- a CDS encoding DUF192 domain-containing protein: MKTVLLIFAGICMGAIALAFFVRIPQDSPKIATVSIDDKTLAFEVVDTPELRTQGLSGRKSLLPNTGMLFVFDTSDVYGFWMKDMFFSLDIIWLDNNFTVVHLEQNVSPETYPSVFIPNEKALYVLEVNAGVSNELHIEKGTQLEVVFK, translated from the coding sequence ATGAAAACTGTTTTGTTGATTTTTGCTGGTATATGTATGGGGGCAATTGCTCTCGCTTTTTTTGTACGTATACCACAAGATTCACCGAAGATAGCAACGGTGTCGATTGACGATAAAACACTAGCATTTGAAGTGGTTGATACACCAGAATTAAGAACGCAAGGTCTTAGTGGTCGAAAATCACTGTTGCCAAATACAGGAATGCTTTTTGTTTTTGACACTTCTGATGTATATGGTTTTTGGATGAAGGATATGTTTTTTTCGCTTGATATCATTTGGTTAGATAACAACTTCACCGTTGTGCACCTTGAACAAAATGTGTCACCAGAAACCTATCCAAGTGTCTTTATACCAAACGAAAAAGCCCTGTATGTACTCGAAGTAAATGCTGGCGTATCAAACGAACTACATATCGAGAAGGGAACACAACTTGAGGTGGTATTTAAATAA